The DNA region ATCTGCTCTATCTCGCGTGGCAGGCTGTGAAGCCGGGCGGACGCTCGCCGTTCCAGGTGCGCGATCTGCCCGTCGATAGTCCGCGCAAGCTGTTCACGATGGGCTTTATCACGAATTTGCTGAATCCGAAGATTGCGGTGCTTTATCTTTCGCTGCTGCCGCAGTTTATTGATCCGCAGTATGGGAGTGTGCTTGGGCAATCGCTGATGTTCGGTGTGGTTCAGATCGTGCTGAGCATTTCGGTTAATTCGGCCGTCGCGATGACGGCGGGATCGATTGCTGTGTTTCTCGCGAGGAAGCCGACGTGGGTCGTGGTGCAGCGGTGGATGATGGGGACGGTGCTTGCTGGGCTCGCGGTTAGGATGGGGATGGACGCGGGGCGGTAGGTTTTGATGTTTTGGTTTTGGTTTTGGTTTTGGTTTTGGTTTTGGTTTTGGTTTTGGTTTTGGTTTTGGTTTTGGTTTTGGTTTTGGTTTTGGTTTTGGTTTTGGTTTTGGTTTTGGTTTTGGTTTTGGTTTTGGTTTTGGTTTTGGTTTTGGTTTTGATGTTGTGTTCTTGGCTGTTGCGCTGGCATCCGCCTCATGACCCCGCGCTGGCATCCGCGATCCGTTAGCGTGCTTCAAGCGTTGCCCCTGTGCGGGGCGGCACCTACTTTTCTTTGCCGCCGCAAAGAAAAGTAGGCAAAAGAAAGCGGCTCACACCGCCAGCCCTTGACCTTTGTCCACGGGCCCCCAACGTCCCCACCCTTCACACGGCAACGCCCTTGTTCGTGTGCGTTGCCAACGCGCTGAATGAGCGCCTCACCCACTTCAAACACCCGTACATGTGCCAGCGGCAGCGAATGGTATGTGCCGCCCAGGTGGCAAACTGTGTGTAGGTTGTCGCGTCGTATGGCTTGGCGCTCTTACAGGGTGGGAGGCGTGCGCTATCGGGTCCGGAGTGGTGCGCGTATGGCGCGAAAGCCGACACACAGTTTGCCACCTGGGCGGCCGTGGATTGTCTGGCGCGGCGTGCTGAAACGCGGGGATATGAAGCGGGTGAGGCGCTTATTCAGCGCGTTGGCAACGAACGTGAGTCACGTGATTGCCGTGTGAAGCGTAAGAACCTTTGGGGGCCCTCAGGCAAGTATTAGCGCTGGCGGTGTGAGCCGCTTTCTTTTGCCTACTTTTCTTTGCGGCGGCAAAGAAAAGTAGGTGCCGCCCCGCACAGGGGCAACGCGTGAAGCACGGAAACGTAGCGCGGATGCCAGCGCAAAGGCCAAACAACCAAACCGCAGAGCGACAAAGCCCCCCACGTTCAAACCGAAACCCCACCCACAAACTTATGCACCAACCCCGCCGGAATTGACCGTGGCTGCCGCCACACCTCATCCTGCCCGAAGGTTTCCTGCCGCAATTCGCCATGGTCATCGAACCACTGGCAAACGAGCCATTCTCCCGTTTTCCGGGCAATCGCCCCGGCATAAGTCACCGTCATCCGCGGCCCGCCCGCTTTGAGCGTCACCACGTCACCGACCATGATTTGCACCGTTTGCGTCGTGTCAAATGCGTCGAAAGTAGCAGTCAGCATGGATGTCCCCGTTATAAGCATTAGGCTGGCTGGAAATTCACTGCCATAAACGCACCGCCGTCCAACGAATTATTAAGAGTGGGGGAAGATTAACAATCGAATATTTCGGCAGCAAGTAATTTTTATTGGAAGCGTTTGCAGCAAAACCGAAATAGACAGGCGGATATCTCGAACGTTCGTCCTTTATTGTTTAGTCCGGCAATCGCCTGTCAGTAAAGGCGGCATGTTGTCGCGCAGCACGGTCCAACCGCAGTTTAGGCGAATGTTCAGGGTATACGTAAATAAGCCCGGCCACCCACCGTCACGATACTGACATTCTGCGCGTTATTACCGGTCTAAAAACCATGCGCCACGCTTGAACGCCGCCATCTGTGAATAAGCGCATCACTGCTGAACGAGAAACAATAGTTGCAATGCGCAATGCACCATGGCTGCAATCGTATGACGCATACGCTGAAAACGTTATCAGATGATTTTCACGCGTATTTTTGTTCCGTCAAAAAACAAAAATGCAGCCGCTCGGGATTTTCCCTAAGCGGCCTTGATCGCCCGCAAGGAAGCGCGCTGCTGATGCCGGACCAACGTCACGCTGAGCGCAATACAGATCACCATCAAAACCGCGTTGATCGCAAGGCTGCGCTGGAACGCATACGCATAGCCGGCCGCCGATGCGTTCGCCGACAATGCGCCAAAGAACGCGCCGCTAATGGCAGCCGTGCCGAACGCCGAGCCGATCTGTAGCGTCGACGTCACCACGCCCGATGCAAGCCCCGCCTTCGCCGGCTCCACTTCGCCGAGCACGATGCGCATGATGGACGGCAACACGAGCCCTTGCCCGACGCCGGCAAGAACGAGCCCGGCATAAAACGATGCACCGAGCGCCGCGTGCGTCGCAGCCCAGCCCGTCACCGCGAAACCAAGCGCCATCATCGAAAAGCCGAGCGTCAGCACATAAGCCCCGATGCGCCGCACCACCGCGGGCGACGTCAGCGGCCCGGCGACGAAGCCGAGCGCGAACGGCATGATCGCGATGCCGGATTGCAGCGGCGTCCAGTGCAAACCCGTCTGCAGATAGATGCCGTACGTGAGAAAGAACGCGCTATTGCAATAGAACAGAAAGGCGAGCACGAGCCCCGTCGAAAAGGCCGGATTGCGGAACAGCTGGAGATCGACGAGCGGGCTGCCGCCGCTGCGCTCGACGCGACGTTCAGTGGCAATGAACGCGGCAAGCGCAGGCACGGCGAGCGCGAACATCGCGAAGGTCCACCACGGCCAGCCCGCTTCGCGGCCGTGCGTCATCGGATAGATCAGCAGGATCAGCACCAGCGACAGCAGCGCGACGCCTTTCAGATCGACGCCCTCGCGCGTCGCAGACTGATTTTCCGGCACATACTTCCACGCGCCGATAAACGCCAGCACGCCGACGGGAATGTTGATCAGAAAAATGGCGCGCCAGTCGAGACCGAACGGCTGGAAGGTGATCAGCGCACCGCCGCCCAGCTGCCCGACGATCGACGCGAGTCCGAACACGAAGCCGTAAAAGCCCATCACGCGAGTCTGCTGATGCAGCGGCACGACGGCCCGCACCGTCGCGAGCACCTGCGGTGCCATCACCGAGGCAGCCATGCCCTGCACGATGCGCGCGATCACGAGCACGTGACCATTCGGTGCAAAACCGCACAGCGCAGACGCGACGACGAAGCCCGCCATCCCCGTCATGAACATGCGCCGCCTGCCGAACAGGTCGCCGAGCCGCCCGCCCGTGATCAGCAACACCGCGTACGCCGACGCGTAGGCGGACACGATCAGCTGCAATTGCGCGTCGCTGGCGTTCAGGCCCGTGTGGATCGCGGGCAGCGCCAGATTGACGATGAAATAGTCGAGCGGCGCGAGAAAGGCCCCGACGAACAGCACGGTCAACGCAAGCCCTTGCCGCTCGAAACGCTGCTGCCCTTGCACCTCGACGCGCGGCTCCGCGCTGTCGACGCCGGGCCGGGACGCGGACGGCAAACTCACGCCCGACGCTTTCATGCATCTATCATTCATGACTGAACGTTCAAAAATTCGAGAAAAAAATTTCAGGTGAGCGCGCGCATCGCGATGTCGACGACCGCTTTCAGTTCGTCTTCCTTGCGCTTGCATTTGTTGAGCACACGCAAGCCTTGCGTCATGCACAGCAGAAAATCCGCGGCCGCCTTTTCATCGAGGTCGCCGTTGAATACACCCGTGGCCTGACCGCGGATCACGGCCGCCGCGAGCAGCGTGACGACGCGCCGCTGGATTGCGCGGATCTTTGCGTGCAGCGCTTCGTCGTCGGGTTGCAGTTCGAGCGTGCTATTGGTGATGAAGCAGCCGCTCAGCGACGACGCGGTGCGCGTGTGATGCAGCAGCGCATTGCGCAGCGCGACATCGGGCGGGACATTCGCGTTCAGGCGCTCGACGAGGCCGGCAATCGCTCCTTCCGCGTAATGATCGAGCGCGGCCATCATGATGCCGTGCTTGTCGCCGAATACGCCGTACAGACTGCCGCGCAGCACGCCCGTCGCGTTGCAGAGATCGTCGACAGATGTCCCGTGAAAACCGTTGCGCCAGAACACCTTGCTCGCCTCGGTGAGCACGGCTGCCGTGTCGAATTCGCGCGGGCGGCCACGCGGACAGGTTCCCTCCGCCTTGGCGGCGCTCGCGCGCCGAGGTGTGGTGTGATCGATCATGCACGGAAGTTTATGACTGTTCGTTCAATAATTCAAGGACAAATCCTCTTGGACTGCGCCTGATGGCTGTCCCTGCACAATAGACCGTGAAAATTGAGCAATAGACTCGGAAACTTCGCTGGACGGCCGAGGGCAATCTCGCCGGTGCACTGCCAAGCCGATTGACTCGATCTCGGCCGAAGCGGACGTTGGGGTGCCGATGGCTCAGGTCGAAGTTGCAGCGGCCATTCGGTTTCGGCGCACTGCTCGCCGGACAATCGTTTTCCGTCGATCGGTCGCGTCCTCTGCGGCTGTCAATTACCCACTGGAAATTGTCGACCCGTGGCACTCTCCGATCGGGCATGGTCGCACCGACCGGCCAACTCCGTCGCCTTTGTACGCTCTCGCAGTCACGGATAGCGCAGTCACCGACGTCCACCGGGTGTTAGCGCCACGAATACAAGCTGTGAAGGTTGACGCCGCACTATCCAGCGCGCTGGAGGATGTTTCCAGGATACGCCGTTTATCTTGCATCGGTGCGCGCCTACACTCCGTTCGTCTCAGCGATATATGCCTATGTGCCGTGCAGGTCCCGGCGCGTAGTTTCGCGCATATATCACCCTTGCGGCAGGTCTGGCTGGGGTTGGCGTCATTCAGATTTTCACTTTCAAGGTACGGCCCTTCATAGAGACCGGGCAACTGGTGTCGTTCCTGCAGGGTTTGGAACCACCACCGTACCCTTACCACGTCGTTTATCCCCGCAACCGCTACCTCAGTCAACGCGTAAGGATTTTCATCGACTGGCTTGTTGGGATGTTCGGCGAACTGGGCTAACGGGAGTTGATGAAATTGCTTCGGCTATATCGTCACCCGGACGACATCGACCGCGTCAAAGCCAGGCTCGCGGCGCATCTCGAACACAAGCACGCATACGACGTTGAATATCGGGCGCGCACGTGGTCCGACGAGTTCCTGTGGGTACAGTCTCGTGGGCAGGCGTTATGGAACGGCGCCGGTGAGCCCTATCGGATGGTCGGTTGGATTACACGCTGATCGATCAGCTTGTCACTTGTGTTCGACGGATCGCCTCGGATCTGCGTCCCGCCATGCTCGACGATCTCGGCCTGATTCCGGCAATCGAATGGCGGACCGGTGACTGAACTCCCGCGCCCACGTAAAGCGATATCCAGCATTCAGGCCTGCTGCCGACTCAGCTTCGCGCGCTCGAGAATCTCGAACACGGCCATGCCGCAGACCATCGCGGCCACAAAACCCCACCCTTTCCCAAAGCCGGCGCCCAAGGCGACCAGTGCAGGCCCCGGGCAAAATCCAGCGAGCCCCCAGCCGATGCCGAACACTGCGCTTCCCACCACGAGCCTCAACGTCACGGCGGAGCTGGCTGGAATCTGCATGGGCAGACCCAGCAGCGATCTTTTGCGGCGTTGCGCAAACAGGAACGCGATTGAGCCGACGGCTATCGCCCCGGCCATCACGAATGCAAGTGACGGGTCCCATCGTCCCGCGAGATCGAGAAATCCCAGCACCTTTGCCGGATTGGCCATGCCGGACACCATCAGACCAACGCCGAACAGAAGCCCGCCAAGTAATGCCGTAAGCAAAACCATTTCACCCTCACAGCAGATGTCTGGAAACGAATACGGTCAGAAAGCCGCTCACCATGAATGTCGCCGTCGCGACAAGCGATCGGATAGACCCTCGCGAGATGCCGCAAACGCCATGGCCGCTGGTGCAACCGCTCGCGTAACGCGTGCCGATGCCAACCAGAAAGCCAGCGACGAGTATTTCGCTCCATCCGGCCTGGATATCCGGCGCGATCGGGCGACCCAGCATGGCCGCCAGCACAGGCGATCCAATCAGCCCTGCAAGAAAAGCAACACGCCAACCTGCGTCTTTCTGTGGCGCACCCAGCAGGCCACCGAGAATGCCGCTGATGCCGGCGATGCGCCCGTTGAACAAGACGAGCACGGCAGCCGCAGCGCCGATCACCAGGCCGCCAGCCAGTGACAGACCGGGCGTGAAACTCGTGAAATCAATCGACATGCCCCCTCCTTCTGATCATCAAGCCAGATCATCCGTTTCGCGGACATTACCGCGCTGCATCCTGTCAGGAGTTGCGCAACCTGCGTCAGTCCGGGTTCCCTGTCGGGTATCACAATACAGCTGGCTTGCTCGGTAACTCACTTCGCCGGTCCTGCCTGGCGGGAAAGTGCCTTTCGAGCAGTTCGCTTACCTGCTCGACACCCAGCAGCACGCCGGCTTCATACTTTCCACGCCGAAAATTCGCCTCCATGCTCTGGCAGATGGATTCCCACTCGGTGGCGAGCACGTGAGCATGCACGCCTCGATCTGCAACGATTTCGACGTCACGGTCGGCAAGCAGGAGATAGATGAGTACGCCATTGTTGTGCTCGGTGTCCCACACCCGCAGTTGTGAAAAGACGTCGATCGCCCGCTCTCTTGCAGACATGCTGGTCAACAGCGCCTCGATTGGAAGCGCTCCCTCGACCACGAATCGAACCTGCCCGATATGGGCCTGATGACTTGCCAGAACCGCTTTCTCGATTGCGCGTAGCGTGCGCGGAGGGAAGGCAACCTTTACGTTCCACCGCGTGAGGAGCAGGTGTCTCACTATCCGTTTCATTCCCATGGCTACCACCTGCCCGAGGCCCCACCGCCGCCAAAGCCGCCGCCGCCGCCGCGAAACGTCGTGCGGCTGGACGCATTACCTGGGCCGCCACCAATGGCACGCCCCCCAACGAACGCCCCCAACCCGCTCCCCAACAGGGTAAAAAACAGGGCAATCGTACCGGCGACGATTGCGATGAGAACTGCCCCCGACAACAACCATGCGACCACCGCAACAGCGCCACCCGTCGCGACTGAACCCACCAGACGCCCGAGCACCGAACGAAGCACTCCACCTGCGACCAGCGTCAGGACGAAGAGTACGGGCAGATAGCCCCTGACGCTCCCGGCGTCTCCGCGCGTCTGCGTATCTGGCGCTGGCAATGGCTCGCCGCTGATGACATTCATCATGCTGCTGACGCCGGCCGACACGCCTCCATACAGATCGCCTCGCCTGAATCTCGGGACAATCACCTCATTAATGATACGGCTGCTGGTCGCGTCGTTGAGAGCGCCTTCGAGGCCATAACCAACCTCGATGCGAAGCGTCCGGTCATCTTTTGCGACGATGAGGAGTGCGCCATCGTCGATGTTCTTGCGACCGAGTTTCCACTGCTCGACAACACGCATGGAATATTGCTCGATCGTTTCGGGCTGTGTCGTTGGCACGATAAGCACGGAAATCTGGCTTCCTTTCTTCGCTTCGAACGCCTGCAGTGTCTGCTCGAGCGAAGCCCGCTGTTCGGTCGTGAGCGTTGCTGTTTCGTCGGTGACCCGCGCAGTCAAAGCAGGGATTCCGACATCCGCACTTGCGACTGATGACCAGAATGGAATGAGCGCGAGTAGTACTGTCCGCGCTGCCTTCAGGATGTTCAATTGGTCGCCCCGCTCGCCGGCGCCGGGGCCGCTTCGAAATTAACCTGCGGAGGCCGGGAAACTGCGGCTTCGTTCGACACCGAGAAGTTGGGCTTCTCCTTAAACCCGAAGACACTCGCCGTCAGGTTGGACGGAAACGAGCGCACTGTCACGTTGTAGTCCTGCACTGCCTTGATGTAGCGGTTTCTCGCAACGGCGATCCGGTTCTCGGTTCCTTCGAGTTGCGCCTGCAGGTCGCGAAAATTTGCATCCGACTTCAATTGCGGATAGTTCTCGGACACGACCAGCAGCCTTGATAGCGAACTCGTCAACTGGGCTTGCGCCGCTTCAAATTTCGAAAATGCTTGCGGATCGTTGATCAGCTCCGGACTGGCCTGCACCGACCCCACTCCCGCGCGGGCTTCCGTCACACGCGTCAGCACATCTTTTTCCTGGCTGGCGTAGCCCTTGACGGTATTCACGAGATTGGGAACGAGGTCGGCGCGACGCTGGTACTGATTCAGTACTTCCGACCAGCTCGCTTTCACCTGTTCGTCCTGCCTCTGAATAGCGTTGTAGCCGCAGCCGGAGATTCCCAGCACAGCGATTGCCATTAACCACGTCAACATTGCGCGCATTGGAGTGTTCCTGTTTTCCATCCGGTTCCTGGTTCTTCTTCTGCCCGTCTATCGTCGTTTCCGACCTTGCGCCGCAAGTCGCCACAGCGGCAGCAGCTTCAGGCTACGTCGAGGCAGACTGCTGTATTTGACGCAGGTCAAGCTCGCTACGAACTCGCACGGCACCAGCTGTCAGAGCCGGTTTCGCCGGTAACGGCTGGACCGTACGAGGGGGCATCGTGGCCGATATCGCTGCAGGAACCAACCTCTTCCCCGTGCCGCCGCTACCAGGACGCTTAAAATCTGAGCGACCAGCTTCAATCCATAACTGTTGATGAAAATCAAATGGCCCGCCTTATTCAGTCTCAAAATCGACCAGGATTCGAGACCACGGCAAGGCACAGGACTGTCTCACGCGTTTTTCAGTGACATACACAGGGTTGCATAACTGGCTTGCCTGTCGTCACTGCGTCAGTGTCAAGGATAAGGTCTCCAAGGTACAGGAACTGGACATGACTCCGACGGCAACCTTTCGCATCTCGCCTCGAGATTTCGAACTAGCCAATTCGATAGTTGACGTCATTCGGCGCGATCCCTCGTTATGCACGGAACCCGTATGTGTCGACGTGCGCGATGGAAATGTGACCTTGCGGGGTACGGTGTCGCGCTACGCGGCGATGATCGCCACGTGCGCTGCGGCCGAAGCCGTACCAGGCGTCTGCGGTGTGACATCAGACCTGACCGTTCAGATACCTGGGCCGTTGCGCCGTACCGACGACGAAATACGCGACGCCGCGCTCGCCGCCCTCAAGTGGAAAGCATGCCTGCCGCCGGGCTCGGTGAATGTGTGCGTGCGCGACGGAAGCGTCACGCTGCTGGGACAGGTTGACTGGTCGTACCAGAAGCGGTTAGCCGAACAGGTCCTCGAACCGCTCGATGGCCTGACTTCGATATGCAACAAGCTTTGTGTCAGTGACCGCCAGGTTGAGATGGAAGTCCTACGGAGAATCCGCACGGCGCTGCAGGTTGCCGCGCAGGCGCAAGCAGACGCAATCGAAGTCGAAGTGCGGGACGGAACCGTCTATTTGCGCGGGAGGCTGCCGTGCATCAGCGGGCGTGCTGTAGCGTGCTCTGCCGCACGAGGTCACCCGGAAGTGCGCAGGCTGTGCGATGAATTGCATGTGACGACGTGATCGTTGCGATTCGAAGCGATATCACGCCTGGGGTATCTCAACCGCGGCGTTCCCCTTTCTTGATCGATCTCAAATCATGCGGCAAATCGCGGCCCAGAATCGTCCTATCGATCTGCGCCAGGTGTGGTGCAGCTTCCGGCCAGACAGCCAAAGGACACTTCAAGGAGACAGACTATGGCGCAACACATGTGCGATCTCTGCGGCGCCCGGCCCGCGTCCGTGCGCGTCGCGGTTGTACAGAACGGACAACGCAGACAGCTGGACGTTTGCGACTATCACTACGCGCAACTCACACGCCATCAGCGTCAGGTGTCGCCGCTCGAGTCACTGTTCCGTGGCGGCCTGTTCGACGACTTCTTCGGCGATCGACCTTCGCCGCGGCAACCAGCCAGGGGTGCTCTGCCGGCCAGTTCCGCAGTCGAACGGGATGGCGTGAACCTGCAGCAACACTTCAGCGACCAGGCACGGGAAATCCTGCAGCGCGCTGCAGAACGCGCAGTGCAGTTCGGCAGGCATGAAGTGGACACGGAGCATCTCTTATACGAACTCGTCGACAGCGACGCCGTGCAACGCATTCTCAACGGCCTGAAGATTTCCGGCGCGGATCTCCAGGCGTACATCGACCAGCATGCGCTAAAGGAAGAAGCAGCGACGAGGCGAACCGATGGCGAGATCGCTGTCTCGCCGCGATTGAAGAGCGCGCTTGAGCGCGCGTTCATGGCGTCGCGCGAATTTGGTCACAGCTATGTCGGGCCGGAGCACATGCTGGCCGGACTCGCCGAAGTGACCGACAGCTTTGCTGGTGATCTACTGATGAAATACGGGCTCACGCCTCAGGTGCTGCGCCAGCAGGCGATCAAGTTTGCCGGTACGGACGAAGCCGGTCCCCAGCCCGCGAGCGACACACCGCAGTTGGACAAATACAGCCGCGACATCACACGTCTCGCACGCGAAGGCAAGCTCGATCCGGTGATTGGTCGCTCGAAGGAAACCGAAACGCTGGCGGAAGTACTGGCGCGGCGCAAGAAGAATAACCCGGTGCTGATCGGCGAACCGGGTGTCGGCAAGACCGCGATCGTCGAGGGACTTGCGCAGCGAATGATCAGCGGCGATGTACCGGAGACGCTG from Paraburkholderia caribensis includes:
- a CDS encoding LysR substrate-binding domain-containing protein is translated as MFTFKVRPFIETGQLVSFLQGLEPPPYPYHVVYPRNRYLSQRVRIFIDWLVGMFGELG
- a CDS encoding YeeE/YedE family protein, coding for MVLLTALLGGLLFGVGLMVSGMANPAKVLGFLDLAGRWDPSLAFVMAGAIAVGSIAFLFAQRRKRSLLGLPMQIPASSAVTLRLVVGSAVFGIGWGLAGFCPGPALVALGAGFGKGWGFVAAMVCGMAVFEILERAKLSRQQA
- a CDS encoding TPM domain-containing protein — protein: MNILKAARTVLLALIPFWSSVASADVGIPALTARVTDETATLTTEQRASLEQTLQAFEAKKGSQISVLIVPTTQPETIEQYSMRVVEQWKLGRKNIDDGALLIVAKDDRTLRIEVGYGLEGALNDATSSRIINEVIVPRFRRGDLYGGVSAGVSSMMNVISGEPLPAPDTQTRGDAGSVRGYLPVLFVLTLVAGGVLRSVLGRLVGSVATGGAVAVVAWLLSGAVLIAIVAGTIALFFTLLGSGLGAFVGGRAIGGGPGNASSRTTFRGGGGGFGGGGASGRW
- a CDS encoding MFS transporter, translated to MKASGVSLPSASRPGVDSAEPRVEVQGQQRFERQGLALTVLFVGAFLAPLDYFIVNLALPAIHTGLNASDAQLQLIVSAYASAYAVLLITGGRLGDLFGRRRMFMTGMAGFVVASALCGFAPNGHVLVIARIVQGMAASVMAPQVLATVRAVVPLHQQTRVMGFYGFVFGLASIVGQLGGGALITFQPFGLDWRAIFLINIPVGVLAFIGAWKYVPENQSATREGVDLKGVALLSLVLILLIYPMTHGREAGWPWWTFAMFALAVPALAAFIATERRVERSGGSPLVDLQLFRNPAFSTGLVLAFLFYCNSAFFLTYGIYLQTGLHWTPLQSGIAIMPFALGFVAGPLTSPAVVRRIGAYVLTLGFSMMALGFAVTGWAATHAALGASFYAGLVLAGVGQGLVLPSIMRIVLGEVEPAKAGLASGVVTSTLQIGSAFGTAAISGAFFGALSANASAAGYAYAFQRSLAINAVLMVICIALSVTLVRHQQRASLRAIKAA
- a CDS encoding TetR/AcrR family transcriptional regulator encodes the protein MIDHTTPRRASAAKAEGTCPRGRPREFDTAAVLTEASKVFWRNGFHGTSVDDLCNATGVLRGSLYGVFGDKHGIMMAALDHYAEGAIAGLVERLNANVPPDVALRNALLHHTRTASSLSGCFITNSTLELQPDDEALHAKIRAIQRRVVTLLAAAVIRGQATGVFNGDLDEKAAADFLLCMTQGLRVLNKCKRKEDELKAVVDIAMRALT
- a CDS encoding YeeE/YedE family protein, whose amino-acid sequence is MSIDFTSFTPGLSLAGGLVIGAAAAVLVLFNGRIAGISGILGGLLGAPQKDAGWRVAFLAGLIGSPVLAAMLGRPIAPDIQAGWSEILVAGFLVGIGTRYASGCTSGHGVCGISRGSIRSLVATATFMVSGFLTVFVSRHLL
- a CDS encoding YodC family protein, which codes for MLTATFDAFDTTQTVQIMVGDVVTLKAGGPRMTVTYAGAIARKTGEWLVCQWFDDHGELRQETFGQDEVWRQPRSIPAGLVHKFVGGVSV
- a CDS encoding BON domain-containing protein, which translates into the protein MTYTGLHNWLACRHCVSVKDKVSKVQELDMTPTATFRISPRDFELANSIVDVIRRDPSLCTEPVCVDVRDGNVTLRGTVSRYAAMIATCAAAEAVPGVCGVTSDLTVQIPGPLRRTDDEIRDAALAALKWKACLPPGSVNVCVRDGSVTLLGQVDWSYQKRLAEQVLEPLDGLTSICNKLCVSDRQVEMEVLRRIRTALQVAAQAQADAIEVEVRDGTVYLRGRLPCISGRAVACSAARGHPEVRRLCDELHVTT
- a CDS encoding LysE family translocator, with amino-acid sequence MPQTSHLVAFAVVALGMALTPGPNMIYLISRSICQGRVAGLISLGGVALGFVVYMFCAAFGITALLLAVPFAYDTLRFGGALYLLYLAWQAVKPGGRSPFQVRDLPVDSPRKLFTMGFITNLLNPKIAVLYLSLLPQFIDPQYGSVLGQSLMFGVVQIVLSISVNSAVAMTAGSIAVFLARKPTWVVVQRWMMGTVLAGLAVRMGMDAGR
- a CDS encoding LemA family protein, with the translated sequence MENRNTPMRAMLTWLMAIAVLGISGCGYNAIQRQDEQVKASWSEVLNQYQRRADLVPNLVNTVKGYASQEKDVLTRVTEARAGVGSVQASPELINDPQAFSKFEAAQAQLTSSLSRLLVVSENYPQLKSDANFRDLQAQLEGTENRIAVARNRYIKAVQDYNVTVRSFPSNLTASVFGFKEKPNFSVSNEAAVSRPPQVNFEAAPAPASGATN
- a CDS encoding TPM domain-containing protein; amino-acid sequence: MGMKRIVRHLLLTRWNVKVAFPPRTLRAIEKAVLASHQAHIGQVRFVVEGALPIEALLTSMSARERAIDVFSQLRVWDTEHNNGVLIYLLLADRDVEIVADRGVHAHVLATEWESICQSMEANFRRGKYEAGVLLGVEQVSELLERHFPARQDRRSELPSKPAVL